DNA sequence from the Salvelinus fontinalis isolate EN_2023a chromosome 33, ASM2944872v1, whole genome shotgun sequence genome:
TAGTTTTCCTGCTTTTGTTGTAGCAATGGTGGTATTACTGGGACCTCTTGCTTTTATTATATTCTCATATTGCTCTATTATTGTGGCAGTTGTTCAGATTGCGAGCACACAAGGCCGCCTCAAAACCCTTTCTACCTGCAGTGGTCAGCTGATCATCATTGCCCTGTATTATCTCCCCAGGTGTTTTATTTATCTGTCCAGTAATATCGGCATTAGATTCAGCACTGATTTACGTATTGTTATTATCATGTTGTATAGCCTGCTCCCTCCCATGATCAATCCACTGATATACTGTCTAAGAACTAAGGAAATAAAACAGATAATGATCAAGCGTTTTAGAACAATACAAGTGCACGTTCAATAAGGACTAATATATTATTTTTTGTTCAATGAAATAAAAATGCTATACTGTAAATTTGTACATGTGTGCTTTATAAGTGTTGCATTGCTGCTTTCCACGGCCTAACTGAGTATAAAGACAAGGGGTTTAGCTTCCACAACAAACAGCTTGTTTCTTATTGTTTCATCACACAATCAACAGTTAGTCCAGCTGAAGTTCTCTACACTCTTAGAGAAAATGTGCTGTCTAGAACCTAAAATTATTATTTGACTATCCCCATAGGATTattctttgaagaacccttttgggttccatgtaggaccctttccacagagggttctaaatggaccccaaaatggttctacgtggaacccaaaaagagttctatctggaaccaaaaaggggttAATCTACATTTTCAAAGAATGTAGGTAGGGTGTGTGCACTGCTTTTCCTGATTTGCGTGCACATGTATTATTTACAACATCATGTTGGATGCATCAAACAAGAGAAAACATTTTGGGTACAATAACAGTTCTTTTTATTGTAGAGCTTGTAAACAGAATGCTTGCCAACTCATCTCTAACACAACAGTCCCTCTAAGAGGCAGGAGTGAGGAACTGCATGTCTTTCTTAGCAGACAGCTGAAGCAGTGGagctatatctatatctatatatatctatacctTTCAATTTCTTGTATTCTTGTACACATTCTTGTATTCACATGGTCCCATTTGTCAGGGACCACGTGCAACTGCTATGTTGCAGAGTTAAGATAATATAAGATGTATTGTACTTTATTGTTCGTTCACTTTATTGTCTGTTCACTATGTTGTCCGTTCACTATATTGTCCGTTCACTATGTTGTCCGTTCACTATATTGTCCGTTCACTATATTGTCCGTTCACTATATTGTCCGTTCACTATATTGTCCGTTCACTATATTGTCCGTTCACTATATTGTCCGTTCACTATGTTGTCCGTTAATGGAAATGTGTCTTTATGCTCACACCCCAAACccctgagacaaacacacacataaggGACTGGAAGCAATTGGTCAGACGCATGGATCAGCCGCAGAGAATTTGTAGGGGGTCAAGTGCCtcgctcaagggcacaacagcagGATGATGCCAGCAACCCGGGCTGCTGGCCCacttctctaaccactaggctacctgtcgcccaatAAGCTTTCAAGATTGTTTGCAACTGCAGTAACTGGATTGGAATGTACCACCCAGTTCCCCCCATTTCTCAGCCCTTCATCTCGCTCCCCCTGTATCTGTCCCCTGGTGGTTCAGGCCTGGTAGGTCTTGACTAGGATCCACATGAGCAGCACAGTTATCAAGACTACTGTGAAGTTCAGAAACAGCTCCTGCAC
Encoded proteins:
- the LOC129832563 gene encoding sarcolipin encodes the protein MDLSVQELFLNFTVVLITVLLMWILVKTYQA